The region GAATAATACAGACCGCCCTTGGGCTTGCCGTACAGGCCGCTTTTGATGCTGGTCAGCATGCGCTGCATGTCGAGCGTAGCCGCAGCGCGATCGCGGCGGCAAAACATCATCGACATGCCGGGCGCGACCCAATCGCCGATGGCGATGATTTTATTGGTCGGATCGATGCCGACCAGATTTCGCACCAGATAATCGGCGTCGCCGTCCGGGCGCTCGCTGCCCGGAATCGGCAGCCCGGCGAAGATGAGACCGCCGACGCGGTTCAGATCGCTCGCCAGGGTATCGCCAATGTCCGCCATGAAGACATCGAGCGCAGGCCGATCATCGAGTGTCATGATCAGATTGCGCTGGCAGCCGGTAATGGTGTGCGGTTTGGCGATGGGCGTGCAGCCCTGCGTGAGCCGCGTCGAGATGACGACCTCGCTCGCGAACAAGACCCCGGAGGCGCCGCCCCGGAGCGCGCGATTGGCGATTTGCACATTGCGGCGCCGCGAGCTGGTCAGGCCGCCGACGACAAACCCGCTTTCGATGTGATTGGTCAATTCGAGGATGATTTCGGCGATCGCGGCATTGGCTGGATCGCCGTGCACGACCGCGAAATTGGCCGGTGCTGAACCGCATTTCAGCGCGCGGTTCATGGAGGGGGCGCCGAGATCCTCGGCGCTGTTCAAACCCGAGAAAATACGGAACGAGCCCTTGTCGAAGGTTCCCAGCATTACTGCCAGCGCCGGCTGATCCAGGTACTCGCGGCCGCTTGCGCAAATGCCGATGCCGACGGCGCCCGTCCATTGCCGCACGCTGCTGTGCTGTTTCAAATACGCGAGAATCCTGCTTGTGTCGTCGGCAAGGTAGTCTGTAATGTAGAGGAAACCGAGGTTGGCGTCCTGAGCGGTGCCGTCGAGCTGCGTCAGGCACGCGTCGGCGGCGTCCTGCCACGTTGAGGCGGCGGCATGCGCGTAACTGAATTCGGGCATCGGGGAAGCGGGGTAATGACAGGGGTTGTGCCGAGTATAATGGCTTTGCCATCGGCATCAACTGCGGGCATCTATTGCGGAGGCGGCAAATCTTAATCGAAACACAGGAAACGATAACGACAAGCAATGAATCTCGACAGAGTCAATTCAGGGACTGACGTTCCCGACAACGTGAACGTGATCATCGAAATTCCGATGAACGCGGATCCGATCAAGTATGAGCTCGACAAGGAAACCGGCGCCCTGTTCGTGGACCGCTTCATGTCGACAGCGATGTTTTATCCGTGCAATTACGGCTATATCCCGCACACCTTGTCGGACGATGGCGATCCGGTCGACGTGCTGGTGATCAGCCCTGTGCCGCTGATCAGCGGCGTGGTCGTGCGTTGCCGGCCGGTCGGCATGCTGAGAATGACCGATGAGGCCGGCGAGGATTGCAAGCTGCTTGCCGTGCCGATCGACAAGATCATCAATGTCTACCGGCACATCAAGGATCCGAAAGATCTCGCCGAGCTCACGCTTGCGCGCATTTCGCACTTTTTCGAGCACTACAAGGATCTGGAAACCGGCAAATGGGTCAAGATCGAAGGCTGGGTCGGCGCCGACGACGCCAAAGCTGAAGTCATGGCCGGCATCGAGCGTTATCAGAATGCCGCGCAAAAACCGAGGTTCTAGGCCCGGCGGCCGCGGATGGGCGCTGTGGACGATTCGAGCGTGTTCACTATCCGGATTTTTTTGGAGATGGTTTCAAGTTTCCCGGAATTTTGTGTTGGAGCAGCTATCAGATTCTGATCAGCGCCCTGCTCGGTCGAGCGTTGAGCGCGCCATAACGTCCACCCCCGGAGGAGCCCGTGCACCGACGCGAATTCATAAAACTGTGTGCAGGCGCAACCGCCCTCGCCGCGCAGCAATCGCTGGCCGCTGACCAGCTCGCCCAACCGCGCTTCCACCAACGCGCGCTACTGATCGATCACGATGGGCAGCCATTGCAGGCGGGCAGGCTCGCTGTCAATCGCAACTACATATTCCATTATCCGTTTGCTGCGACACCGTGTTTTTTGCTGAATCTTGGCAAGCCCGCAGGCGCGGCGGTCAATCTCAAAACCAGCGACGGCAAGAGCTACGAATGGCCGGGCGGGGTCGGCAGCGGGCGCGCCATCGTCGGCTATTCGGCGATCTGCGCGCACAAGCTTGCGTATCCGACACGCCAGATCAGCTTCATCAGCTTCCGCGGCGCGGTCAACGCGGAAAGCCAGGCGCGCGCCAACACGATTCATTGCTGCGCCGAACACAGCGAATACGATCCGGCCGCAGGCGCGCGCGTGCTGGGCGGGCCCGCGCCGCAGCCGCTGGCCGCAATTCTGCTCGAACACGACAGAGCGAGCGACGGCCTGACCGCGGTGGGCACCCTCGGCGGCGAGCTATTCAACGCGTTTTTCGACAAATATAATTTCAAGCTCGCGCTCGAACATGGCCCCGGCGCGCAGCAATCGGTCGCAGGCCGAACGGTGGTCAGCCAAATGGAAAATTATTGTCAGCAGGAGATACGCTGCTAAGGGCCGCCTTTCCAACCACGGCCACCCTTTCACCACGAGGAGAAAACCATGAAAAACCTGATCGCGATCGCAGCAGGATCGGTATTGATCTCAGCCTGCGCCGGAATAGCCGGCACGACCGAAAAAAGCGCCGTCGCCTTTCTGCAGCCGACGCAAGGCAACCAGGCGAACGGCGCGGTGACGTTTTCGCAAAGCGGCAATACCGTATTCGCCGAAGCCAAAGTCGCGGGTTTGACGCCCGGCTCGCACGGTTTTCACATTCACGAAAAAGGCGATTGCAGCGCGCCCGATGCGACCAGCGCCGGCGGCCACTTCAACCCCGACGGTGCGCCGCACGGCGCGCCGCAGAGCGCAAAACGTCATGCCGGCGATTTGGGCAATTTGACCGCGGACAAGTCGGGCGAGGCGACTCTGAAGATTCGGGTTCCCGGCGTAACGCTTGCCGACGGACCGAATAGCATCAAAGGCAAAGGCGTGATCGTGCACGCCATGCCCGATGACTTGACTTCGCAGCCGGCCGGCAATGCCGGACCACGCATTGCGTGCGGCGTGATCAGTCTGCGTTGACCATGTGAATCGCTGGCCCGGACCGCGTGTAAGGCTCCGGCTACGGTGGCGCCGCAGCGATTGGCGCAGCCATGCCGATGCGCCGCGGCCTTCACCCCCGACCGGGCACGTTCACAGACGTCGCCCGGCAAGGCCAGCCGACCATTGGCGCGTTATACTGCAACTTCACCAAACACGCGGAGGCGATCATGCATTCACGCACGTTCTCGATAAGCTTGCTGTTAGCGGTTGCCAGCACCAGCGCCGTTGCGCACGATGAGGGCGCGATGGATGGCAGACTGCACAGCCATCCATCAGCAGAAACGATGATCGTCGATGCGCTGGTTGCGCGACCGCTCGGCATTATTGCGACTGTGATCGGCGCCGCGACCTGGGTCGTCTCGCTGCCATTCAGCCTGCCGAGCGGCAGCGCCGGCGAAGCCGCGCACACGCTGGTCGGCACCCCGGCGCGCTACACGTTCAACCGACCGCTGGGCGAGTTTCCGGACGACCACGGTTATTATCATGCGTCGCGCGGCGATGGCTATACCGAGTAGCGGCACGTTATTGCGGCAGAATAGGCGCTCGCCAGAGCATTGCGCATCAATCCCAAGCTCGACCGCGCCAGGTACGAGCTTGGTATGGCGCATCACAAGCTTGGCCATGTCGAGAAGGTTCGCGAGATCATCCAACATCTAGCGGTTTTCGATCCGAATTTCACCAATCAGTTGATGCAGGACAGCGGAGAAACCGTCCAGCTGCGCTGAGCCGAGTTTGCCCCGCCAAATCGAATATCCACGCCGACGGGGCGCGTGGCTCATCTTTCCTCATCTTTCATTCCGCCGCTCGCATCCGCTTGCCTGCGCTTTATTCGCTCGCATGAAAACAACCGTCCGCGTCGTCGATACGCTGCTGGCGATTACGCCTGACGACTGGAACAGGCTGGCCGTCGACGATCCGTTTCTGCGCCACGAATTCTTGTCGGCCCTGCACGAGACCGGCTGCGCGAGCGCCGAAACCGGCTGGGCGCCGGTTTTTATCACGGTCTGGCAGGGCGATGCGCTGCAGGCAGCGATGCCCTTGTATGTGAAGTCGCACTCCTATGGCGAATACGTGTTCGACTGGGCGTGGGCCGACGCCTACCAGCGCCACGGTCAACGCTATTACCCAAAGCTGCTCGGCGCCGTGCCGTTCACGCCGGTCACAGGCTCGCGCCTGCTGACCTGTGCGACGGGCGAGGCGCGCGACAATCTGGTCGATTCGCTGACGCAGGCTGCGCTCGATCTCGCGCGCGACCTCGATGTGTCGTCGCTGCACATCCTGTTTCCGCCCGAGCGTGAGGCGTGCGCGCTGAAGGCTGCCGGGCTGCTGGTGCGGCAAGGAGTGCAATTTCGCTGGCGCAACCGGATCGGACTCGCGGGAAACGATACCGGCGAGCAGGCGGCTTATGCGAGCTTCGACGATTTCCTCTCTGAATTGAACCATGCCAAGCGCAAAAAAATCCGTCAGGAACGGCGCAAGGTGGGCGATGCCGGAATTCGATTCGAATGGCTGCGCGGCGGCGACATCAGCGATGCGCATTGGACGTTTTTCAATCGCTGCTACCGTAACACCTATCGCCAGCATCATTCGACGCCGTACTTGAATCTGGCGTTTTTTCGGCGTCTGGGCCGCACCATGCCGCGGCACGTTCTGCTGATTGTTGCGTTGCGCGACAACGAACCGATCGCCGCCGCTCTGAATCTCTGCAACAGCGCCACCGTTTACGGGCGCTACTGGGGCGCGCTGGAATACCATCCGGGGCTGCACTTCGAGACTTGCTACTATCAGGCGATCGAGTTCTGCATCGCCAACCACATGCGCACAGTCGAAGGCGGCGCCCAGGGCGAGCACAAGCTCGCGCGCGGTTTCCTGCCGGCGCAGACGTGGTCGGCGCATTGGCTCGCGCACCCTGAATTCGCCGCCGCCATCGAGCATTATCTGGCGCGCGAAACATGCGGGATTGCAGGCTATATCGACGA is a window of Burkholderiales bacterium DNA encoding:
- a CDS encoding FIST C-terminal domain-containing protein, with protein sequence MPEFSYAHAAASTWQDAADACLTQLDGTAQDANLGFLYITDYLADDTSRILAYLKQHSSVRQWTGAVGIGICASGREYLDQPALAVMLGTFDKGSFRIFSGLNSAEDLGAPSMNRALKCGSAPANFAVVHGDPANAAIAEIILELTNHIESGFVVGGLTSSRRRNVQIANRALRGGASGVLFASEVVISTRLTQGCTPIAKPHTITGCQRNLIMTLDDRPALDVFMADIGDTLASDLNRVGGLIFAGLPIPGSERPDGDADYLVRNLVGIDPTNKIIAIGDWVAPGMSMMFCRRDRAAATLDMQRMLTSIKSGLYGKPKGGLYYS
- a CDS encoding N-acetyltransferase, coding for MKTTVRVVDTLLAITPDDWNRLAVDDPFLRHEFLSALHETGCASAETGWAPVFITVWQGDALQAAMPLYVKSHSYGEYVFDWAWADAYQRHGQRYYPKLLGAVPFTPVTGSRLLTCATGEARDNLVDSLTQAALDLARDLDVSSLHILFPPEREACALKAAGLLVRQGVQFRWRNRIGLAGNDTGEQAAYASFDDFLSELNHAKRKKIRQERRKVGDAGIRFEWLRGGDISDAHWTFFNRCYRNTYRQHHSTPYLNLAFFRRLGRTMPRHVLLIVALRDNEPIAAALNLCNSATVYGRYWGALEYHPGLHFETCYYQAIEFCIANHMRTVEGGAQGEHKLARGFLPAQTWSAHWLAHPEFAAAIEHYLARETCGIAGYIDELHESSPFKSGAGY
- a CDS encoding superoxide dismutase family protein, encoding MKNLIAIAAGSVLISACAGIAGTTEKSAVAFLQPTQGNQANGAVTFSQSGNTVFAEAKVAGLTPGSHGFHIHEKGDCSAPDATSAGGHFNPDGAPHGAPQSAKRHAGDLGNLTADKSGEATLKIRVPGVTLADGPNSIKGKGVIVHAMPDDLTSQPAGNAGPRIACGVISLR
- a CDS encoding (2Fe-2S)-binding protein; this translates as MHRREFIKLCAGATALAAQQSLAADQLAQPRFHQRALLIDHDGQPLQAGRLAVNRNYIFHYPFAATPCFLLNLGKPAGAAVNLKTSDGKSYEWPGGVGSGRAIVGYSAICAHKLAYPTRQISFISFRGAVNAESQARANTIHCCAEHSEYDPAAGARVLGGPAPQPLAAILLEHDRASDGLTAVGTLGGELFNAFFDKYNFKLALEHGPGAQQSVAGRTVVSQMENYCQQEIRC
- the ppa gene encoding inorganic diphosphatase yields the protein MNLDRVNSGTDVPDNVNVIIEIPMNADPIKYELDKETGALFVDRFMSTAMFYPCNYGYIPHTLSDDGDPVDVLVISPVPLISGVVVRCRPVGMLRMTDEAGEDCKLLAVPIDKIINVYRHIKDPKDLAELTLARISHFFEHYKDLETGKWVKIEGWVGADDAKAEVMAGIERYQNAAQKPRF